CTAATTTCTTGTGTGCTCTTGGGCGCTTGTTTATATTGTTatacttaattttttataacaacaaaaaaacaattcccTTAACTTTcgacaacaatttcaattagatatcatttttaatgtgtATTATAAATACGTTGACATTTGCAGTTAATATCCcttaaatatttcttaaaagtttcataaaaatcggacTATAAGCGCCGAGCTAAGCGAAGAAGGAGCGCATCGAGTTTCCAATTAGAAAATGGTGTCTCTAATGTGAATAattattttctaaatatttcaaaatattatcaaaattttgatagtTGCTATTAGAATAGGACTTATCccctctgcctctctctccgTCTCTTTCTATTGCTGCAGCTAGATCTAAATGTAAGACATAACtcattttccaattggatttaTTCCAATTTCATGTAAGCTGTCTGTCGGCAACAGGTGGATAACTGTTTAATGCAGTGCTTATTCAGTTACAAAGCTgcagcggaaacggaaacggaaggATGGCCATCATGTAAGACAGAACGAAggccaggcacacacacacacacacacacacagagggaGACAGATACTGAGCATGTGGTTATAAAATGCAAAGGAAGACATTCATAAGAATGAGAGGCAGTTCTTTATTTCATAATAATTGTGtggcaagcaacaacaacagcaacaataataacaataataacaaaagcgaaaacaacaacaacagtaataaTAGCAATGTGCATCTTTGCTTTGCTTAGATAAAGTCACACAGAGATTGAGATACGTTTCGGGTtgagatgcagatgcagatacagatacagatacagatgcacaTTTCCCAGTAACAAGTGTCGGACGGAACATTCGAGCGCCAGTCGGTTGTGCAACTGCGACTTGACGGGATTGGAGACGAGGACTGGGTTGGGGGGAGAGGGTGTTGGGTAAGGTGTCTGGGCGGAGGTATCAAAATTGCGTTCATTGATACAAACATGCAAAAATACCCAGTGAGACTCTGTGCAAGACttatgcaaatcaatttacaCAGAGCAAAGGCATTTTCCATGTTTTTCCAAGAGTGAAGAGTAGAGGGAGAAgtgaagagagagagggataaaaagggagagagaaggagagagagagggagagagagaaagagaggttTAACTACATCGCTAACACCTTCTTTAAGAGGTGCTAACTGACGAAGGTCACTTTCTGGAGGCGAGAAGAATTGAGTAGAAGCTTCTTCCTTCTTGAAGAAGCACCTTTGCTCAGTTCTACAACATTtcgaagagagagagagagagagagagagagaaaagttCGGCCTTTCGTACGGCCTAAGTGGCTTCTGTCCTCTTCTCCTTCCTAAGGATTCAGCTTTGCTGCGTTTCCTAACTGACTTTCTTCAAAAACTTCTTGtgaaagaaaacaatattgaaaaatttcaGGCACCTTTAAATTTATGAAGTCGTGCAAAAGTCAGGTGGTGGTAAGTACTTTAAGCTGCACTGCTGGCGGGTCCCACTGGGCCTTACGCATGCGAATCTATTGCAAATGCACTTATATAAgggagcatgtgtgtgtgtattttacaAAGGcataaatgaaagaaaaacaagaaacggCAACAACTAAAAGCGTacgataaatataaattgcattGTGCAATAATCTTCAAAGTGCAACaaagtaaaaacaacaacaagaggcaGAAGCATCAGCAAAGGCGCCACAACAACACGCAACACAATGAAAATCTGAGGCGGGAGCGAGAGCTGGAACGggagcaggagctggagaGGTAGCTGGAGagggagcaggagcaggagcagcagctggagcgaGAGATGCATAAAGCCACATAAAAAATAAGACGATGCCAGGCAAGCAGAGCAAacgcaacgacaacaacagagAGCGCTTCATTTGGCAATGCCCGACTAGGCGATACCCTGTGATTGTGTTGCAGTCTCGAACAAAATCGGTGCTTAGAGTCCGATCCCAATAAAATTTTCAGACCTTAAGCAAGACATACAAAAGTGAGCATATACCAAAAGCTGTTTGCATCAGAGAGACCTTGCGAGGCCTGGCCATAGTATATATACGCTTTATGGTGTCGTTCTGTTACGTGCAGTATACCCTGTTTTGCGCACTTTCAATGCGTTCGGGGTATAACAACAACGGCTTCGTCAGGACGTTGCCACACAAAGTAAACGAGGCAGCCAGGTTGCCCAGCCGGCAGGACTTTAGCCAGCAGTTGGCTGAACGCCCAACCGGGCGCCTCCTGCAAAAAGCTGCTGTTGTTAACTTCGTAAtgggccaaagccaaagccaaagccaaagccattGACGTCGCTTCAATGGGGCACATTCAGCCCGAGAAGGCTTCCAATTCCGTAACAGCCAGCTGCGATCCATCTATGCGCTGGCTGCCTGATTTCTCAAAATTGACAATAACAAGGCACTAAAAGGCATTGGCAATATAATTAGAGATTGCATAAGGCAATATGGAAAAGACAAATGTACTAAAAATAAGCCAATGTTCAATAATTCCATCTAAACAGACCCCAGAGGTGGACCAGCCTGCTGCCAGATCCAGCCAGATCCGTCTCTTACCAGATGAAAGGACGTCGGTCTTTCTTACTTCTTCAGTTCAATAGCTTGGCTCGGAACGTAGCCTCGCAAGAgtatttactattttctttCCCGCTTAAGTGCTACTCAAATATGTTCAGGTCTACGTATGAAGATTTCCCTTTTTTTGGAATGGAATCAAATCTGACTATCAGTTGCATGGAACCCCGCTAGGTGGCGCCACTGGCGTGCAACCGCAACATTATGGCGAGAGCTGATAATGCCGAGCTGTATCTTTTGTATTTACTTCTGCGCCACATGCAACATGCGACAGCGACGTTGGCAAGGATAACGCCACGAGACGCTACCCAGCTGAGGGCGTGGGCGAGGGCGAGGCATGGCTATCAAAAGTGTtgcttattaaaataaaatttattgctTGTTTGCTGATAAAAATGAAGACAGACGCCAGCGAGCGCCAGTTGCCTAGCCCGCCAGCTACCAGGGGACGCCACTGCgcaagctgcagctgcagctgctgtgtgTGGCACGTAAAAGTGTTAAAACGATAAGCGGCGATAGCGCCAAAACATAAAGAATATTTctgcagcaggagctgcagcaTCATAAAGCCATAAAAGCAGTGCACAAAAGGGATCCAAGGACGTAGCAAGGCAGCccgagccggagccggagccggagccggaagCGGAAGCTAAACAGGCAACTAgacaaaaaacagaaatgcaattaaaggTGCGCAAAAGCAATGCAAATAAGCGACCAGCTTAATGAGCCACTCGCTGCAGCGTCCACAGATTCAGTTATCCTTGGAGCAAAGGCTACTTGGACATGCCCCACCCATCCCTCTGGCCACTTGAGAATGCTCAACTCACGGGAGCAGCCGGCAACTGTCAGCGATTGTCTCAAGTGACAAAGTTATTTGGCTCCAAATACCCTAACAAAGGGTATTTGTCAGGATTCAATTAAGTGGTAAATCAGAATATGCTTAGTCCTTATCACAGAAAGTCTTTTCGATTGATGCAACTAGTAAGGTCGTTGGTTCTAATCCTAATCTTAGTCTTAAATTGAATGATTAGCTGATCATTTAATAAGTATACTCAACCATTAAGTGAGGTCACTGGTTCAAACCCTAGTTATAGCAGGATACGACTTCATTATCTTACCTTACTGATTAATAAAGACATTCATTTAGTGAGGTCACTGGTTCAAACCCTAGTTACACCAGAATATGACTTTATGACTAAttgtcgctggttcaaatcctAATTCCCAGAACTTTCTAGAAAAGTTTCTCGCTTACATAAATTGGTTGTGATCACATATGTGATCATATGTGATCGCTGTAAGTCTTTCGAGTAAAAAGAAGGTAAATGGTTCAAAGCCGAGGCTTAAGAGTGCTCTAGATGAGAGTGCTTGACTAGAAGATGCCCAGATATATTCGGTAATAAATCAGCAGTCATGGCTGGTCGAGCTGCCATGCTGCggttgctggttcaaaccctAAATAAGTGGCCTTTGGCTAGTGCTATTGAAGCCATAAGTTCAGCTCAAGTCAAAAGTCTTAGACTAGGAGTCTGAATATTTAAATCTTGGTCTAGACGATTTAAATTGCAGTAAAACCAGATAATCTGTACAAGCTAGGGTATTCTAAATGCGACATGTATTTCGTTTTCTTGCCCCCACTTGAAGTGTGTTGTCTAGACGACGACCAAGTCCAATTCGAATGCCAAATCCCAATCAGAAGCACACCAAACACAATTGCCAATCAGCCATTTGTTATCCGCCTATATTTGGAGCAACAAAGTTAACAATCTGTAATGCCAGCTGCATCAGTAGTTGTAGCCAATCTCGCTGAGGAGCGTATTGCCATCGGCGgagccggcggcggcggcggaaaTAACAGAGTCCTGCAGGTTGCGCAGCAAGCGATGCCGTAGATGCATTGTCCGGAGGCGTTGCATGCGCCGCTTCAGGTTGCAATAGACGGGACAGCAGTCCGGAAAGGGCTTGTACATCAGATCCTCCTCATCGCCCTGCTCACACTGGTCCGGCAGTATATCCAGGCAGCtggccataaataaaaaaaaggagaagtACCAAAGTTTTGCATTAGCAGGGAATAAGaatggggggggggggggggggcgggaTTGGTTGGGTTGAACTGTTGGCATGCATTTGGATTGGCATGCGACTAGAAAATCTATTCATTTGGCACTACTCGTTGGGTCTAGATATTTTTTCCACTACGAAAATAGACCTGGAGCGCGGCATTATCTGATTGTTCTCGCAGAACAGGTTCGAGCAGAGACTGAGCAGGACGAGCCGGCGCGGCAGGAACTTCGATTGCTCCCACATGCAGCGGCGATAGGTGCCTGTTGAAGAAGTCGAGCGGCTGTCAATCGgggctagagacatcatctTGCCAGGAATTACTCACGCAACACGCTGTTGTCGCTCTCGCTGGAATCGTCGGCGCTGTAGCCGCGCTGCAGATGATAGCGCTTCATGTGGAACTGGCCAAAGGCGTCGCAGCTGCACAGCCAGACCAGGAGGCACACGGCCAGGCTCCCAACCAACTGCATCACATACATCCTCCACGCTCTATTTCTCtctcgatatatatatatatatatatgtgtgtgtgtatatatatgtatctatatctacgctgtgtgtgtattgcgAACTGTGCGAGGCGGGCGACTGATGTGCGGCAACTACGCGCCCAACTCACACCATGGTTCCCAGCAAGCGGCCACTAAAAGCTGCTcgacattacgtatacgcaacgtatTGCCGCcttgcaagtgtgtgtgtgcgtgtgtgtgtgtgtgtgtgtggctaaaTTGGCCACAGCACTTGATTaaatcaacaaacaaacaaacaacaaaaaactatgCGAATGCAAATTTTTGCGTTTTACATTCGCTCACGATTAACGCCAGCCACACACCCTCCCCTCCCCCACCACCAACTGCTGACCTAgcatgaatatgaatatacaCAGTCACACTCGGATCATGGACAGCACAGTGCTATCCGCCAAATTGTCATAATTGTCGCCCAGTTAAATCTcaactagaaaacaaaaaaatacccACCAAATGTCAAGTGCAGCCGTTGCCACAGAGAGGGTTAGGGCGAGGTGGAGGGAGTGGGAGTGGGAGTGGGAGAGGGAGGGCGGCGGTTTGGGTCGCTCAATGGGAGCGTGGAATCTAGCACTAAATTGTGTATTTACAGTTTTGAAACTCTGGTTACAAGTCTTCTGTAAGCCAGCAAACCTAATACTCAAGAGTTTGGAcccactgaaaaaaaaaaaaataaaatgccaaaaacttgCCAGAAACTTTGCCCAACGAAAAACGTCATAGAAAACTTATCCACAACAAGCCGAAGACTAAATACCCAGCCTTTACAAGCGGCTTCCTAGAACTAGAAGCTTTGTGAAACTAGagtttatgtttgttttgtcGCTTGATGCGTTAAAATTCCCAAAGAGTTCAAGCGTCGAACAGCTCATAACAGAGTCGGTTGCTATTGCAAACGATagctttacaattaaaaaGAGATGTGGAATATGTTTTGCAGCTTAATTTgccaaataatattttgaaaggACCTGGAAGAATATGTGCAGAGAGTTAAAGCGGTAGGAAGAGTATTTAAATTGAGCATTCAAATGGATTgcactttgctgctgctgatattgGGCGGGCGTGGCCTTTGCAGTCATTAGCGCATTTACTTTTTGTTAGTTGAAAGCTGCTTGAATTAAGCTCTAATCAGCTTTTGAATTTTTTCTGATGTCGCATAAAGcaaaaatcacccaacactaCAAAAAGTAAATGCACTTCCTTTAAAAGAGTTCGAAAGCTTTTCGAATTAGTCAGTTGTAGTTTTATACTTtctttttacaaatttatatttttccacTCTGGGGCATGTTTTGTTCATAAATTTGAAATCATTTCGCTACTCAACACTTGCTAATAAAAGTGTTAGAAAAGTACAACATTTGTAGCAAGGGTCTATTgtgaatatgtatgtatttttttattacccA
This window of the Drosophila virilis strain 15010-1051.87 chromosome X, Dvir_AGI_RSII-ME, whole genome shotgun sequence genome carries:
- the LOC6634567 gene encoding uncharacterized protein CG1552 isoform X1; translation: MYVMQLVGSLAVCLLVWLCSCDAFGQFHMKRYHLQRGYSADDSSESDNSVLRTYRRCMWEQSKFLPRRLVLLSLCSNLFCENNQIMPRSRSIFVVEKISRPNDCLDILPDQCEQGDEEDLMYKPFPDCCPVYCNLKRRMQRLRTMHLRHRLLRNLQDSVISAAAAGSADGNTLLSEIGYNY
- the LOC6634567 gene encoding uncharacterized protein CG1552 isoform X2 — its product is MYVMQLVGSLAVCLLVWLCSCDAFGQFHMKRYHLQRGYSADDSSESDNSVLRTYRRCMWEQSKFLPRRLVLLSLCSNLFCENNQIMPRSSCLDILPDQCEQGDEEDLMYKPFPDCCPVYCNLKRRMQRLRTMHLRHRLLRNLQDSVISAAAAGSADGNTLLSEIGYNY